A genomic stretch from Mesomycoplasma neurolyticum includes:
- a CDS encoding BMP family ABC transporter substrate-binding protein: MKKILLNKKVLFTLGAILPLSMVGIASSCGVKNFSEPKNTVSNIETLVKDNKTSIETASKDDAKHNKLKIQLLTAAGAVNDQSFNQSIWEALQSFGYLAGLTTSEVKYTNSPSQDRLHDFYDRMLKSDSNVWVLSGFNHGLPENSFVDWYAKPENKGKFDAKNITVVGIDFNLDESKIAPGKFITIKYRTNEAGWIAGYAASKFLADIETEVSKRTLATFGGGNEAGVTDFIAGFLGGINYWNTNNSDKKVKLSHNALTLDTGFDTGKSEKTNAVKSIVTTNNPRIILPVAGPFTATVLESMGESQYVIGVDTDQSKAFKDKSAKFFTSIEKRLGDTLFRVIRDLYLKDKASDTLITGFEKGVKSLNIFSGRSDKAVSVSENSFGEGDNKTKADAALAEAKDKFTTLTNGKTTAKDIADALGTPYMHEGSTNDQVSHLNYFVKKINGLDITEEEKTKWEKTTPDKKEENKDEKLHGDDPNAGSDSNNDTSTEVKPQDTEKPKEDKSNKDANAENSTGDVGSDTKTQKGDTTEDNNKSESGSSDKTSSDTTKDMAQPDTTEQTGNDKVNTTPNTEGTESRESGSSSGNSDNTGDKANTSEETQTTETGSSDKTSSDTTKDMAQPDTTEQTGNDKVNTTPNTEGTESTESGSSGGNSDNTGDKANTSEETQTTETGSGNDTTEQATPQT, translated from the coding sequence ATGAAAAAAATTTTATTAAACAAAAAAGTATTATTTACATTAGGAGCAATTTTACCTTTATCAATGGTGGGAATTGCAAGTTCATGTGGAGTTAAAAATTTCTCCGAACCTAAAAATACTGTTTCTAATATCGAAACTTTAGTAAAAGATAATAAAACTTCAATTGAAACAGCATCAAAAGATGATGCAAAACACAACAAGTTAAAAATTCAATTATTAACAGCAGCAGGAGCTGTTAATGACCAAAGTTTTAACCAATCAATTTGAGAAGCTTTACAAAGTTTTGGATATTTAGCAGGTTTAACAACAAGTGAAGTTAAATATACTAACTCACCATCACAAGATAGATTGCATGATTTTTATGATAGAATGCTAAAATCAGATTCAAATGTTTGAGTTCTTTCTGGATTTAACCATGGGTTACCTGAAAATTCATTTGTTGATTGATATGCAAAACCAGAAAATAAAGGAAAATTTGATGCAAAAAATATTACAGTTGTAGGTATTGATTTTAATTTAGATGAATCAAAAATTGCACCTGGAAAATTTATTACTATTAAATATAGAACAAATGAAGCAGGTTGAATTGCTGGGTATGCAGCATCTAAATTCTTAGCTGATATTGAAACTGAAGTAAGTAAAAGAACATTAGCAACTTTTGGTGGTGGTAATGAAGCTGGTGTTACAGATTTTATTGCAGGGTTTTTAGGTGGTATTAACTATTGAAATACAAACAATAGTGATAAAAAAGTTAAATTATCACATAATGCATTAACCTTAGACACAGGTTTCGATACTGGAAAATCAGAAAAAACAAATGCTGTTAAAAGTATTGTAACAACAAACAACCCTAGAATAATTTTACCTGTTGCAGGTCCATTCACTGCTACAGTGTTAGAATCAATGGGTGAAAGTCAATATGTAATTGGTGTTGATACAGACCAATCAAAAGCATTTAAAGATAAAAGTGCAAAATTCTTTACATCTATAGAAAAAAGATTAGGGGATACTTTATTTAGAGTTATAAGAGATTTATACTTAAAAGACAAAGCATCTGACACATTGATTACTGGCTTTGAAAAAGGTGTAAAATCATTAAATATATTCTCCGGTAGATCAGATAAAGCTGTTAGTGTTTCTGAAAACTCATTTGGTGAAGGTGATAACAAAACTAAAGCTGATGCAGCTTTAGCTGAAGCAAAAGATAAATTTACCACATTAACCAATGGTAAAACTACCGCAAAAGACATTGCTGATGCTTTAGGAACACCATATATGCATGAAGGATCAACAAATGACCAAGTTAGCCACTTGAATTATTTTGTTAAAAAAATTAATGGTTTAGATATAACAGAAGAAGAAAAAACAAAATGAGAAAAAACTACTCCTGATAAAAAAGAAGAAAATAAGGATGAGAAATTACATGGTGATGATCCAAACGCGGGAAGTGATTCAAATAACGATACATCTACAGAAGTAAAACCACAAGATACAGAAAAACCAAAAGAAGATAAAAGTAATAAAGATGCTAACGCTGAAAATAGCACTGGTGATGTAGGAAGTGACACAAAAACACAAAAAGGTGACACAACAGAAGACAATAATAAATCAGAAAGTGGATCAAGCGACAAAACTTCTAGTGACACAACTAAAGACATGGCGCAGCCTGATACAACAGAACAAACAGGTAATGATAAAGTAAATACTACCCCAAATACAGAAGGAACTGAATCAAGAGAAAGCGGATCAAGTAGTGGTAACTCCGATAACACAGGAGATAAAGCTAATACATCAGAAGAAACTCAAACTACAGAAACTGGATCAAGCGACAAAACTTCTAGTGACACAACTAAAGACATGGCGCAGCCTGATACAACAGAACAAACAGGTAATGATAAAGTAAATACTACCCCAAATACAGAAGGAACTGAATCAACAGAAAGCGGATCAAGTGGTGGTAACTCCGATAACACAGGAGATAAAGCTAATACATCAGAAGAAACTCAAACTACAGAAACTGGATCAGGCAACGATACTACTGAACAAGCAACCCCACAAACTTAA
- the rplT gene encoding 50S ribosomal protein L20, translated as MRVKGGTVTRQRRKKWIKLAKGYWGHKSIGFKVAKQAVVKSWTYAFRDRKQVKREFRKLWIARINAASRPLGITYSQLINKLKKANIEINRKMLSELAIHQPEVFNSIVKQAQNNSK; from the coding sequence ATGAGAGTAAAAGGCGGAACAGTCACAAGACAAAGAAGAAAAAAATGAATAAAACTAGCTAAAGGTTATTGAGGGCATAAATCAATTGGATTTAAAGTAGCTAAACAAGCAGTTGTTAAATCATGAACTTATGCTTTTAGAGATAGAAAACAAGTTAAAAGAGAATTTAGAAAATTATGAATTGCTAGAATTAATGCTGCATCAAGGCCACTTGGGATTACTTATTCTCAATTAATTAACAAACTTAAAAAAGCTAACATTGAAATAAATAGAAAAATGTTGTCTGAATTAGCAATTCACCAACCTGAAGTGTTTAATTCAATTGTAAAGCAAGCACAAAATAATTCAAAATAA
- the rpmB gene encoding 50S ribosomal protein L28 — protein sequence MARRDDITGKGPMVGNNRSHALNATKRTFRLNLQKIKITDGNGRPITLKVSAKTAKTLRKKGIIG from the coding sequence ATGGCAAGAAGAGATGATATCACAGGCAAAGGTCCAATGGTTGGTAACAATAGATCACATGCTTTAAATGCAACAAAAAGAACTTTTAGACTTAATTTACAAAAAATCAAAATTACTGATGGAAATGGCAGACCTATTACCTTAAAAGTTAGTGCTAAAACTGCTAAGACATTACGTAAAAAAGGAATAATAGGCTAA
- the rpsI gene encoding 30S ribosomal protein S9, whose product MNNIVAYKGLGRRKSSTARVTLKSGTGQFIINKIPAKQYLMQDLLIKDALQPFTITETENTFDIYVTAKGGGLSGQAGAIRLGIARALLEASEDYKAKLKEFKMLTRDARSKERKKYGLRKARRARQFSKR is encoded by the coding sequence ATGAATAACATAGTTGCATACAAAGGACTTGGAAGAAGAAAATCTTCAACAGCAAGAGTTACTTTAAAAAGTGGAACAGGACAATTTATTATCAATAAAATTCCAGCTAAACAATATTTAATGCAAGACTTATTAATTAAAGATGCATTACAACCATTTACAATTACTGAAACAGAAAATACTTTTGATATTTATGTGACAGCGAAAGGCGGGGGACTTTCAGGTCAAGCCGGTGCTATTAGACTAGGTATTGCTAGAGCGCTTCTTGAAGCATCAGAAGACTACAAAGCTAAATTAAAAGAATTTAAAATGCTCACAAGAGATGCGAGAAGTAAAGAGCGTAAAAAATATGGACTTAGAAAAGCTCGTAGAGCAAGACAATTTTCAAAACGTTAA
- the infC gene encoding translation initiation factor IF-3, which translates to MVNDAIPFKKMFVIDHNNEQIGVVTKEDAIQLAKDQKLDLVVITIDNTTSIPRPIAKIMDYGKFKYERKKKQKQQKEKQTFVNNKEIRLSVRINIKDIETKAKKAREFLLDGDRVKVSLKFKGREISRPENGKKILDQFYEFVEDIAKITKDSQPNERFLDMYIERDKKKKPHLTSSKVEKELQKEEKGKSVDNAKDEN; encoded by the coding sequence ATGGTAAATGATGCTATCCCTTTCAAAAAAATGTTTGTTATTGATCATAATAATGAGCAAATTGGGGTTGTGACTAAAGAAGATGCAATTCAATTGGCAAAAGATCAAAAATTAGATCTTGTTGTTATTACAATTGATAATACCACTTCAATTCCAAGACCTATTGCTAAAATTATGGACTATGGTAAATTTAAATATGAAAGAAAAAAGAAACAGAAACAACAAAAGGAAAAACAAACTTTTGTTAATAACAAAGAAATTAGACTTTCAGTTAGAATCAACATCAAAGATATTGAAACTAAAGCAAAAAAAGCAAGAGAATTTTTATTAGATGGTGATAGAGTTAAAGTTTCACTTAAATTTAAAGGTCGTGAAATATCACGTCCAGAAAATGGTAAAAAAATTCTCGATCAATTTTATGAATTTGTTGAAGATATAGCTAAAATTACAAAAGACAGCCAACCTAATGAACGTTTTTTAGATATGTACATTGAAAGAGATAAAAAGAAAAAACCACATTTAACAAGTTCCAAAGTTGAAAAAGAACTTCAAAAAGAAGAGAAAGGAAAAAGTGTAGATAATGCCAAAGATGAAAACTAA
- the rpmI gene encoding 50S ribosomal protein L35, with protein sequence MPKMKTKSALKKRLKKTGSGKVKRGNAYRSHLAQNKTTKQKRQSRKAGLLSHSDLKRLKGLF encoded by the coding sequence ATGCCAAAGATGAAAACTAAATCTGCTTTAAAAAAGAGATTAAAAAAAACAGGTAGTGGAAAAGTTAAAAGAGGTAACGCATATAGATCACATCTAGCACAAAATAAAACAACTAAACAAAAAAGACAATCAAGAAAAGCTGGATTATTATCACATTCAGATTTAAAAAGATTAAAAGGTTTATTTTAA